A DNA window from Camelina sativa cultivar DH55 chromosome 17, Cs, whole genome shotgun sequence contains the following coding sequences:
- the LOC104758795 gene encoding uncharacterized protein LOC104758795 has product MASSSKVCRLSSKIHSLTQKLSKTNVHVSSIPSPIKSSSPSSASARINQSFRVPVELSSCLSMFPLHSAIASARLISSLSVESKRWGLVPQGISMPL; this is encoded by the exons ATGGCGTCTTCTTCTAAAGTCTGCAGATTATCATCAAAGATACATTCTTTAACCCAGAAGCTAAGCAAGACGAATGTTCACGTTTCTTCCATACCTTCTCCCATTAaatcttcatctccttcctcaGCATCTGCCCGTATCAATCAATCTTTTAg AGTACCAGTGGAGCTAAGTAGCTGTTTATCGATGTTTCCACTGCACAGTGCAATAGCATCTGCCAGATTGATATCAAGTTTGTCTGTTGAATCTAAGAGATGGGGTTTAGTTCCTCAAG GTATTTCTATGCCTTTATGA